In a genomic window of Microterricola viridarii:
- a CDS encoding beta-ketoacyl-ACP synthase III has protein sequence MTRPTLQQSHGPAHTRIYAVGAARGSVAVTNDDIAGPIDSSDEWIQQRTGIITRTRATADVSALDLATDAAREAIERSGIAPELIDAVIVATISNTQQSPSMAAVVADRVGANPAAAYDVNAACAGYAYAVAQADALIRAGVAHYALVIGAEKLSDIVDPTDRSISFLLGDGAGAVVIGPSDFAGISRTVWGSDGSKAAAVGMNHTLVEYRDGAAEWPTLRQEGQTVFRWAVWDMAKVAKEALAAAGITADDLAAFIPHQANMRIIDEFAKQLKLPESVAIARDIATTGNTSAASIPLATHRLLEEHPELSGGLALQIGFGAGLVFGAQVVVLP, from the coding sequence ATGACCCGTCCCACCCTGCAGCAGTCGCACGGCCCGGCCCACACCCGCATCTACGCGGTCGGCGCGGCGCGCGGCTCCGTCGCCGTCACGAACGACGACATCGCCGGGCCCATCGACTCCTCCGACGAGTGGATCCAGCAGCGCACCGGCATCATCACCCGCACCCGTGCGACCGCCGACGTCTCGGCGCTGGACCTGGCCACGGATGCCGCCCGCGAGGCGATCGAGCGCAGCGGCATCGCCCCCGAGCTCATCGACGCCGTCATCGTCGCCACCATCAGCAACACGCAGCAGTCGCCGTCGATGGCCGCCGTCGTCGCCGACCGGGTCGGCGCGAACCCCGCCGCCGCCTACGACGTCAACGCCGCCTGCGCCGGGTACGCCTACGCCGTCGCCCAGGCCGACGCCCTGATCCGCGCGGGCGTCGCCCACTACGCGCTCGTCATCGGCGCGGAGAAGCTCTCCGACATCGTCGACCCCACCGACCGCAGCATCTCGTTCCTGCTCGGCGACGGCGCGGGCGCCGTCGTCATCGGCCCGAGCGACTTCGCCGGCATCTCCCGCACCGTCTGGGGGTCCGACGGCTCCAAGGCCGCCGCGGTCGGCATGAACCACACGCTGGTCGAGTACCGTGACGGCGCCGCCGAGTGGCCCACGCTCCGCCAGGAGGGCCAGACGGTCTTCCGCTGGGCCGTCTGGGACATGGCGAAGGTGGCCAAGGAGGCCCTCGCCGCCGCCGGCATCACCGCCGACGACCTCGCCGCCTTCATCCCCCACCAGGCCAACATGCGCATCATCGACGAGTTCGCCAAGCAGCTGAAGCTGCCGGAGAGCGTGGCCATCGCCCGCGACATCGCGACGACCGGCAACACCTCGGCGGCGTCGATCCCGCTGGCCACCCACCGCCTGCTCGAGGAACACCCCGAGCTGAGCGGCGGCCTCGCCCTGCAGATCGGCTTCGGCGCCGGCCTGGTCTTCGGCGCACAGGTCGTGGTGCTGCCCTAA
- a CDS encoding acyl carrier protein — protein sequence MALSTEEVLAGLAELINDETGIATDTVELGKSFTDDLDIDSISMMTIVVNAEEKFDVKIPDEEVKNLKTVGDAVTFIVGAQA from the coding sequence ATGGCATTGTCCACCGAAGAAGTTCTTGCCGGCCTGGCCGAGCTCATCAACGACGAGACTGGCATCGCGACCGACACGGTTGAGCTGGGCAAGTCGTTCACCGACGACCTCGACATCGACTCGATCTCGATGATGACGATTGTCGTCAACGCTGAAGAGAAGTTCGACGTCAAGATCCCCGACGAAGAGGTCAAGAACCTCAAGACCGTTGGTGACGCTGTCACCTTCATCGTCGGAGCCCAGGCTTAA
- a CDS encoding beta-ketoacyl-[acyl-carrier-protein] synthase family protein yields MTKKIVVTGIGATSPLGGTVSETWEALLAGVSGAETLPFEWVEQYELPVKFAARAKVRPEEVLDRPVAKRLDPSAQFALISAMEAWADAGAPDVAPERLGVDFATGIGGIWTLLDAWDVLREKGPRRVLPMTVPMLMPNAASAAVSMHFGARAFARTVASACASSTESIVNAYEHLQAGYADVVIAGGTESAIHPITMASFSSMQALSKRNDDPSHASRPYSVDRDGFVMGEGAASLVLETEEHALARGARIYAEVAGGGVTADSYHITANDPEGRGASRAVEMALELAGARPEDVTHINAHATSTPVGDIAEYAALKAVFGERVNEIPVSGTKGATGHLLGGTGALEAIFTILAITNRVAPPTINLTTQDPEIPLTISGQPIPLGDGPQLAISNSFGFGGHNAVVAFRSV; encoded by the coding sequence ATGACCAAAAAGATTGTTGTTACGGGTATCGGTGCGACGTCGCCCCTCGGCGGAACCGTATCCGAGACCTGGGAAGCGCTGCTCGCCGGCGTCTCCGGCGCCGAGACGCTCCCCTTCGAATGGGTTGAGCAGTACGAGCTTCCCGTGAAGTTCGCCGCCCGTGCGAAGGTTCGCCCCGAAGAGGTCCTCGACCGTCCTGTGGCGAAGCGCCTCGACCCCTCGGCGCAGTTCGCCCTGATCTCGGCCATGGAGGCGTGGGCGGATGCCGGCGCACCCGATGTCGCCCCGGAACGCCTGGGCGTCGACTTCGCCACCGGCATCGGCGGCATCTGGACCCTGCTCGACGCGTGGGACGTCCTCCGCGAGAAGGGCCCCCGCCGCGTCCTCCCCATGACCGTGCCGATGCTGATGCCGAACGCGGCCTCCGCGGCCGTATCGATGCACTTCGGTGCGCGCGCCTTCGCCCGCACCGTGGCCTCCGCCTGCGCCTCGAGCACCGAGTCGATCGTGAACGCCTACGAGCACCTGCAGGCCGGGTACGCGGACGTCGTCATCGCCGGCGGCACCGAGAGCGCCATCCACCCCATCACCATGGCCTCCTTCTCCTCGATGCAGGCGCTCTCCAAGCGCAACGACGACCCGTCGCACGCCTCCCGGCCCTACAGCGTCGACCGTGACGGCTTCGTCATGGGCGAGGGCGCGGCCAGCCTCGTGCTCGAGACGGAAGAGCACGCCCTGGCCCGCGGTGCGCGCATCTACGCCGAGGTCGCCGGCGGCGGCGTCACCGCCGACTCGTACCACATCACCGCCAACGACCCGGAGGGTCGCGGCGCGAGCCGCGCCGTCGAGATGGCGCTCGAGCTGGCCGGCGCCCGCCCGGAGGATGTCACGCACATCAACGCGCACGCCACGAGCACGCCCGTTGGGGACATCGCCGAGTACGCGGCGCTCAAGGCCGTGTTCGGTGAGCGCGTCAACGAGATCCCCGTGTCTGGCACCAAGGGCGCAACCGGCCACCTCCTCGGCGGCACCGGCGCGCTGGAGGCCATCTTCACGATCCTCGCGATCACGAACCGCGTGGCACCGCCCACGATCAACCTCACCACGCAGGACCCCGAGATCCCGCTGACCATCTCCGGCCAGCCGATCCCGCTCGGCGACGGCCCGCAGCTGGCCATCTCCAACTCCTTCGGCTTCGGCGGCCACAACGCCGTCGTCGCGTTCCGGAGCGTCTAG
- a CDS encoding DUF3145 domain-containing protein, with translation MTAPTARQASPARGVIYVHSAPKAMCPHVEWAVGRALERAVNFDWAGQPALDGALRTEFYWEGERGTGAAIASALHGWEQLRFEVTEDAGSGSDGSRWMHTPSLGIVWVQIDSAGNMVVPEDRIRSAMARAGTDALELHRELRLALGQEWDDELDVYRYASDFAPVVWLHKTG, from the coding sequence ATGACGGCACCCACAGCCCGTCAGGCGAGCCCCGCACGGGGAGTCATCTATGTCCATTCGGCGCCCAAGGCTATGTGCCCGCACGTCGAATGGGCGGTCGGCCGGGCCCTTGAGCGCGCCGTGAACTTCGACTGGGCCGGGCAGCCCGCCCTCGACGGCGCCCTGCGCACCGAGTTCTACTGGGAGGGCGAGCGCGGCACCGGCGCCGCCATCGCCTCCGCCCTGCACGGCTGGGAGCAGCTGCGGTTCGAGGTGACCGAGGATGCCGGCAGCGGCTCCGACGGGTCCCGCTGGATGCACACGCCGAGCCTCGGCATCGTCTGGGTGCAGATCGACAGCGCCGGCAACATGGTCGTGCCGGAGGACCGGATCCGCTCGGCCATGGCGCGCGCCGGCACCGACGCGCTGGAGCTGCACCGGGAGCTGCGCCTCGCCCTCGGCCAGGAGTGGGACGACGAGCTGGACGTGTACCGCTACGCCAGCGACTTCGCCCCGGTGGTCTGGCTGCACAAGACCGGCTGA